In Plasmodium vivax chromosome 14, whole genome shotgun sequence, the genomic window CATTTGATTAATATCTcttatttgttattattttattttatttttttttttttaatcgcattcttaaatataaaaaatggatcAAGTAAGAGAATTATTTGAAAGTCCTCGATTTGACTTTTTGAGAAGTTTAATTCCAAGGCGTGCTACTTGTGGCTGTACCTCATTTTCAAAAGCTAATTCCGTCTCCCTTACCTTAACCATATGTTTGGTTGTATTTTCAATGCTCCTGGCAAATTCTTATTTTGAGAGTCGCTATTtggtaatataaaaattatgcacaaattatttgcaaatataaatatgcataaacGCTGGGCACTTGTGTTCACCATGTAGTAGTTTATTAGCAAGGAAggaatatgtatatgcatatatgtatatgcccATGCAAACCATTCTTGTTAATCCCATTTTCTTTCATTCTTAATCGTTGTAGAAACCAAAAGATATACTTGAAGAGGAAAGattgcaaaggggaaaaactgatgaagaaattgaaaaaataaaggccaTGAACGAGGCAGAAATGACGCACGCAGTATGGATGTAAAATTGAATAATCTAGAAATACTATTCCCCGCCACCGCTGAAAATGAAACGGACAAATGGCACAAAATGAATCGAAGGGAAGCAGATGTTAGAGAGCATAACCCCCAAACTGAAAAGT contains:
- a CDS encoding hypothetical protein (encoded by transcript PVX_121905A); this translates as MDQVRELFESPRFDFLRSLIPRRATCGCTSFSKANSVSLTLTICLVVFSMLLANSYFESRYLKPKDILEEERLQRGKTDEEIEKIKAMNEAEMTHAVWM